The following are encoded together in the Trichomycterus rosablanca isolate fTriRos1 chromosome 19, fTriRos1.hap1, whole genome shotgun sequence genome:
- the szrd1 gene encoding SUZ domain-containing protein 1 isoform X2, producing MEDEEVAESWEEAADSGEMERRLEEKLQISQKKRLSSGSSGRLPLKTAIVIQDDSLPAAPPPQIRILKRPTSNGSLGPSKAQNRPSPQVKSLAQREAEYAEARKRILGSADDTPQERPTSDRSPRAGSHTPSEDMRSNDHVVRQPAGPDDSVVL from the exons ATGGAGGATGAGGAGGTCGCCGAGAGCTGGGAGGAAGCCGCGGACAGTGGG GAAATGGAGAGACGGTTAGAGGAGAAGCTACAGATCAGTCAAAAAAAGAG actttCGAGTGGGAGTTCAGGTAGATTACCATTAAAGACAGCTATCGTGATTCAGGATGACTCACTTCCAGCAGCGCCCCCTCCACAAATCCGCATTTTAAAGCGACCCACCAGCAATGGTTCCTTGGGGCCATCTAAAGCGCAGAACCGGCCCTCACCGCAAGTGAAGTCCTTAGCTCAGAGAGAAGCTGAATATGCAGAAGCCAGAAAAAGGATCCTTGGCAGCGCGGATGACACACCTCAGGAGAGACCCACCTCAGACAG gTCACCACGTGCAGGTAGCCATACTCCGTCAGAAGATATGAGATCTAACGACCATGTTGTTCGGCAGCCAGCAGGTCCTGATG ATTCTGTAGTGCTTTGA
- the szrd1 gene encoding SUZ domain-containing protein 1 isoform X1 has protein sequence MEDEEVAESWEEAADSGEMERRLEEKLQISQKKRLSSGSSGRLPLKTAIVIQDDSLPAAPPPQIRILKRPTSNGSLGPSKAQNRPSPQVKSLAQREAEYAEARKRILGSADDTPQERPTSDRSPRAGSHTPSEDMRSNDHVVRQPAGPDGTQGFRQRR, from the exons ATGGAGGATGAGGAGGTCGCCGAGAGCTGGGAGGAAGCCGCGGACAGTGGG GAAATGGAGAGACGGTTAGAGGAGAAGCTACAGATCAGTCAAAAAAAGAG actttCGAGTGGGAGTTCAGGTAGATTACCATTAAAGACAGCTATCGTGATTCAGGATGACTCACTTCCAGCAGCGCCCCCTCCACAAATCCGCATTTTAAAGCGACCCACCAGCAATGGTTCCTTGGGGCCATCTAAAGCGCAGAACCGGCCCTCACCGCAAGTGAAGTCCTTAGCTCAGAGAGAAGCTGAATATGCAGAAGCCAGAAAAAGGATCCTTGGCAGCGCGGATGACACACCTCAGGAGAGACCCACCTCAGACAG gTCACCACGTGCAGGTAGCCATACTCCGTCAGAAGATATGAGATCTAACGACCATGTTGTTCGGCAGCCAGCAGGTCCTGATGGTACACAAGGCTTTCGCCAGCGCAGATAG
- the tmem82 gene encoding transmembrane protein 82 codes for MLSFISWFVPSLPTWLTPDISPLECILQGIVGACGIYVLCNLLRVHLFIETQSTADSKDEPKNKTGRIGGLTERLQFWILTATFGFVGSRVASLVVLEFILRAISSRFQSPSDQQSDSLLQLLVQCQFSLGCAFNCGLHFLHEGAPQAWLSLLLAAALSWFLASQCSRLWNHVMVMYPIHSTQRYCGVCISLLTHGTSIVPFLCSALILTFSVAGFAAISSINQHFLSTSEALRFWTPLTICYTLLIVYMHEEQNRQSSGQALLNAVIVRLGGLLVLMLTVGRWADVLHILVCFIGEATCLLPAYDLLSGISKDVADVSRDYVTNRNQRRQQKTDKND; via the exons ATGTTGTCCTTCATTTCCTGGTTTGTACCAAGTTTACCTACTTGGCTAACACCGGACATCAGTCCTTTGGAATGTATTTTACAAG GAATTGTAGGTGCTTGTGGGATTTATGTGCTTTGTAACCTTTTAAGAGTTCACTTATTCATCGAAACACAAAG tactgCAGACAGCAAAGATGAACCTAAGAATAAGACTGGTCGTATTGGTGGTCTCACAGAAAGACTTCAGTTCTGGATCCTGACAGCTACCTTTGGCTTTGTGGGTTCTCGAGTTGCATCACTAGTGGTGCTTGAGTTTATTCTTAGAGCAATTTCATCACGGTTTCAATCACCATCA GACCAGCAGAGTGATTCTTTACTACAGCTGTTAGTCCAGTGCCAGTTTTCTTTGGGCTGTGCATTCAACTGTGGTCTTCATTTTCTCCATGAGGGGGCGCCACAGGCCTGGCTAAGTCTCCTCCTGGCTGCAGCATTGAGCTGGTTCTTGGCCAGCCAGTGTTCCAGATTGTGGAATCACGTAATGGTGATGTACCCAATACACAGCACCCAGCGCTACTGTGGTGTCTGTATTAGCCTTCTGACCCATGGCACCTCCATTGTACCCTTTCTTTGCAGCGCCTTAATTCTAACATTTAGTGTGGCTGGCTTTGCTGCCATATCAAGCATCAATCAGCATTTCCTTTCAACTTCTGAGGCCTTAAGGTTCTGGACACCACTCACAATCTGCTACACTCTTCTGATTGTCTACATGCATG AGGAGCAGAACCGACAGTCCAGTGGCCAGGCTCTTCTGAACGCAGTGATAGTGCGCCTGGGTGGCCTACTAGTGTTAATGCTCACTGTGGGTAGATGGGCAGATGTGCTTCACATTCTGGTGTGCTTTATTGGAGAAGCGACATGTCTATTGCCAGCTTATGACCTACTGAGTGGCATATCAAAG GATGTTGCAGACGTTTCCAGGGATTATGTGACAAATAGAAACCAGAGAAGACaacaaaaaacagacaaaaatgaTTGA